The following are encoded in a window of Cryobacterium sp. CG_9.6 genomic DNA:
- a CDS encoding ABC transporter ATP-binding protein, with protein sequence MTTTSSPPPSPLQHTTRTSTFGSLRRLYPYAKPALPRIGLGMVAALLAGLVALAIPQVLQRLVDGPLSNRDPSQIWPAVSIVLALGVLEAIMIALRRWFVLTPGTHIEARMRNGLYARLQDLPVTFHDRWPSGQLLSRAVSDLNLIRRWVSFGLVLIVVNLLTIVIGVVILVSMSWILGVIFVVCSIPLFIYGYVFENKYSSIARRSQDQAGDLATAVEESVHGIRVLKAFGRGSFALKNFTTQAETLRGTEIAKARAIAGIWLWLLLIPDVAFALGLVAGVWLTSQGQLSAGELVAFFATATVLRFPVESIGFLLSMTFDARTATDRFFDVMDSPNSITDPDEPVSLEAPQGRLVFDDVHFRYPDSPERFPDLLNGVNLTLEPGETMALVGLTGSGKSTLTALTTRLYDVTGGRVTLDGVDVRDLSRQGLRRHLAMAFEDATLFSASVRDNVLLGRNDGDESPERADAALEQALQIAQAGFVHDLPEGVDTLVGEEGMSLSGGQRQRVALARAVAAKPAVLILDDPLSALDVNTESLVETALREVLVSTTALIVAHRPSTVMLADRVALLEDGRITAVGTHAELLRTSPHYTFVISSLEDEERRETKRAEALL encoded by the coding sequence ATGACCACAACTTCTTCTCCGCCCCCATCACCTCTTCAGCACACGACCCGCACGAGTACGTTCGGCTCGCTGCGCCGGCTCTACCCCTATGCCAAGCCCGCGCTGCCGCGCATCGGGCTCGGCATGGTTGCCGCCCTGCTGGCCGGCCTCGTTGCGCTGGCGATCCCGCAGGTTCTGCAACGGCTCGTCGACGGCCCGCTGTCGAACCGTGACCCCAGCCAAATCTGGCCGGCGGTCTCCATTGTGCTCGCACTCGGCGTTCTTGAAGCCATCATGATTGCGCTGCGTCGCTGGTTCGTGCTCACCCCGGGCACGCACATTGAGGCGCGGATGCGTAACGGCCTCTACGCCCGGTTGCAGGATCTGCCGGTCACCTTCCATGACCGTTGGCCGAGCGGGCAGCTTTTGTCGCGCGCGGTGAGTGACCTGAACCTCATTCGACGCTGGGTGTCGTTCGGGCTCGTGCTGATCGTGGTCAACCTGCTCACCATTGTTATCGGTGTGGTCATTCTCGTGTCGATGAGCTGGATCCTCGGCGTGATCTTCGTGGTGTGCTCGATTCCGCTGTTCATCTACGGCTACGTGTTCGAGAACAAGTACTCCTCCATCGCCCGGCGCAGCCAGGACCAAGCCGGAGACCTCGCCACCGCGGTTGAGGAATCCGTGCACGGTATTCGCGTGCTCAAGGCTTTCGGCCGCGGCAGCTTCGCGCTCAAAAACTTCACCACCCAGGCGGAAACGCTGCGCGGCACCGAGATCGCGAAGGCCCGGGCCATTGCGGGCATCTGGCTGTGGTTGCTCCTCATTCCCGATGTAGCCTTTGCGCTTGGCCTCGTGGCCGGCGTCTGGCTCACCAGCCAGGGGCAGCTGAGCGCCGGGGAACTCGTGGCGTTCTTCGCTACGGCAACCGTGCTGCGGTTCCCGGTGGAATCGATCGGCTTCCTGCTTTCCATGACCTTCGATGCCCGCACCGCCACCGATCGGTTCTTCGACGTGATGGACTCCCCGAACTCCATCACCGACCCGGACGAACCGGTGTCTCTCGAGGCACCCCAGGGCCGTCTGGTCTTCGACGACGTGCACTTTCGCTACCCCGATTCGCCCGAGCGGTTCCCCGACCTGCTCAACGGTGTCAATCTCACGTTGGAGCCGGGGGAGACCATGGCTCTGGTGGGTCTCACCGGCTCGGGCAAGTCCACACTGACGGCGCTCACCACGCGCCTCTATGACGTCACCGGCGGTCGGGTCACCCTCGACGGTGTCGACGTGCGCGATCTGTCCCGGCAGGGCTTGCGCCGCCACCTCGCGATGGCCTTCGAAGATGCCACGCTGTTTTCGGCATCCGTTCGAGACAACGTTTTGCTGGGTCGAAACGACGGTGACGAGTCGCCCGAAAGAGCGGATGCCGCCCTCGAGCAAGCCCTGCAAATCGCGCAGGCCGGTTTTGTGCACGACCTGCCCGAGGGTGTGGACACGCTCGTGGGCGAGGAGGGGATGAGCCTGTCCGGTGGCCAGCGCCAGCGGGTGGCGCTGGCGCGGGCCGTCGCGGCCAAACCCGCCGTGCTCATTCTCGACGACCCGCTCTCCGCGCTCGACGTGAACACGGAGTCTCTCGTGGAGACGGCGCTGCGGGAGGTGCTGGTGTCAACAACCGCGCTGATCGTGGCGCACCGGCCGTCCACGGTGATGCTCGCCGACCGCGTGGCGCTGCTCGAAGACGGGCGTATCACGGCCGTGGGAACACACGCTGAGCTGCTGCGGACCAGCCCGCACTACACCTTCGTCATCTCCAGCCTGGAAGACGAAGAACGACGAGAGACTAAGAGAGCGGAAGCACTACTGTGA
- a CDS encoding VTT domain-containing protein: MHPMLFGISFLDSEWLIGWFGSFVLIGVATVVFVETGFIVLSFLPGDSLLFTVGLLTATGAVPFPIWITCLVVFIAAFAGDQLAYYIGRKAGPAVFSREQNRFFNPKNVARTNAFFEKHGGKAIIMARFLPVFRAFVPVAAGVGKMKYTTFVTFNVIGAFAWGVGLTLVGFFLGQIAFVAAYSEYFIIGIILLSGLPILTELAKAALASRKSRGQAPVPAAVIPAELRE; the protein is encoded by the coding sequence ATGCATCCCATGCTTTTTGGCATCAGCTTTCTCGACTCCGAGTGGCTGATTGGCTGGTTTGGGTCGTTCGTGCTGATCGGTGTGGCCACCGTAGTCTTCGTCGAAACCGGTTTCATCGTGTTGTCGTTCCTGCCGGGTGACTCCCTGCTGTTCACCGTGGGCCTGCTCACGGCAACGGGGGCGGTGCCGTTCCCCATCTGGATCACGTGCCTCGTGGTGTTCATCGCGGCGTTTGCCGGCGACCAGCTCGCCTATTACATCGGGCGCAAGGCCGGCCCAGCCGTGTTTTCCCGCGAGCAGAACCGGTTCTTCAACCCCAAAAATGTGGCGCGCACCAACGCGTTCTTCGAGAAGCACGGCGGCAAGGCCATCATCATGGCCCGCTTCCTTCCGGTATTCCGCGCCTTCGTTCCGGTTGCAGCCGGTGTGGGCAAGATGAAATACACCACGTTCGTCACCTTCAACGTGATCGGCGCGTTCGCGTGGGGCGTTGGCCTCACGCTCGTGGGCTTCTTCCTCGGGCAGATCGCGTTCGTTGCCGCTTACTCCGAGTACTTCATCATCGGGATCATCCTGCTGTCGGGCCTCCCCATCCTCACCGAGCTCGCGAAGGCCGCACTGGCCAGCCGCAAGTCACGTGGCCAGGCTCCCGTGCCCGCCGCTGTCATCCCGGCCGAACTGCGCGAGTAG
- a CDS encoding Glu/Leu/Phe/Val dehydrogenase dimerization domain-containing protein produces MTLTHPSSSLEALASIPFTHERVLITTGQRSGLVITVAVHSTKLGQALGGARMWQYPDWTDAVADALRLSSAMTLKNAAAGLNRGGGKAVIQLPLGVVLTDAEKRDAMLDLGDAVESLNGAYMTAEDVGTSADLMAIVNERTNHVCGLPASSGGVGEPADATAAGVYASILATLDALYGSRDVTGRHLVISGLGQVGGRLAIALAAAGATLTVTDINPAKRELADELGAEWVPVAGAHRIQADLFVPCGLGGVLTSTVIGELNVLGVVGAANNQLENPAGAAELDARGILWAPDFVVNAGGVVYLSMASEPDADLASITTRVDAISDVVTKIFADAHEQSITTLAAAEMLAAARLNAAR; encoded by the coding sequence ATGACACTCACGCACCCATCATCGTCGCTGGAAGCGCTTGCCAGTATTCCGTTTACCCATGAGCGAGTGCTCATCACCACCGGACAACGCTCCGGCCTCGTGATCACGGTTGCCGTGCACTCCACCAAGCTGGGCCAGGCTCTCGGTGGCGCGCGCATGTGGCAGTACCCCGACTGGACCGACGCTGTCGCCGATGCGCTGCGCCTCTCCTCGGCCATGACGCTGAAGAACGCGGCCGCCGGCCTGAACCGCGGAGGCGGCAAGGCCGTCATTCAGCTGCCACTCGGAGTCGTGTTGACCGACGCGGAGAAGCGCGATGCCATGCTCGACCTGGGTGACGCCGTCGAAAGCCTCAACGGCGCGTACATGACCGCCGAAGACGTGGGCACGAGCGCCGACCTCATGGCCATCGTCAACGAGCGCACCAACCATGTTTGTGGGCTCCCGGCCTCGAGCGGCGGCGTGGGCGAACCCGCCGATGCCACGGCGGCCGGCGTCTACGCGAGCATCCTCGCCACCCTCGACGCCCTGTACGGCAGCCGCGACGTCACCGGCCGTCACCTCGTCATCTCCGGCCTCGGCCAGGTGGGGGGTCGCCTCGCAATCGCCCTCGCTGCCGCCGGTGCCACCCTCACGGTCACCGACATCAACCCGGCCAAGCGTGAACTCGCCGACGAGCTCGGTGCCGAGTGGGTTCCGGTGGCTGGTGCCCACCGCATTCAGGCCGACCTGTTCGTACCCTGTGGCCTCGGCGGCGTGCTCACCTCCACCGTAATCGGCGAGCTCAACGTGCTCGGTGTAGTGGGTGCCGCCAATAACCAGCTCGAAAATCCGGCCGGAGCCGCCGAACTCGACGCTCGCGGTATTTTGTGGGCCCCCGATTTCGTCGTGAACGCCGGCGGTGTGGTCTACCTGTCCATGGCCAGCGAGCCCGACGCCGATCTGGCAAGCATCACCACTCGCGTCGATGCCATCTCCGATGTGGTGACAAAGATCTTCGCGGATGCCCATGAGCAGTCGATCACCACCCTCGCCGCTGCCGAAATGCTGGCCGCGGCCCGCCTCAACGCCGCCCGCTAA
- the purH gene encoding bifunctional phosphoribosylaminoimidazolecarboxamide formyltransferase/IMP cyclohydrolase: protein MSGHTDKSNHAASAESLYRERDQITVQRALISVSDKTGLLELAATLVASGVEIVSTGSTAATIREAGHAVTDVSTVTGFPESLDGRVKTLHPGVHAGILADLRLESHEAQLNDLGIAAFQLVVVNLYPFVETVESGAKPADVIEQIDIGGPALVRAAAKNHANVAIVVDPTNYAELIAAVEAGGTTLTLRQKFASLAFEHTADYDLSVSAWFTDNVYDQWQDDTEFLDGDPLDDDASDEPEDDEILDSPFPDGVFIEAERNAILRYGENSHQAAALYVGEGGQGIAQALQLHGKEMSYNNYVDADAAVRAAYDFTEPAVAIVKHSNPCGIAIAGAKTPDSIASAHRRAHDCDPMSAFGGVIAANRTVTLAMAETVSHIFTEVLVAPGFEPEALAVLTAKKNIRLLELPADYERSSLELRQISGGLLVQETDTFEEFSSEGWTLVAGPEADAATRADLEFAWKACRSVKSNAILLAHAGASVGVGMGQVNRVDSCHLAVNRAGERAAGSVAASDAFFPFADGLQVLLDAGVTAVVQPGGSVRDEEVIAAAAAAGVSMYFTGERHFFH, encoded by the coding sequence ATGAGCGGCCACACCGATAAGAGCAACCACGCGGCATCCGCTGAGAGCCTGTACCGCGAACGTGATCAGATCACCGTTCAGCGTGCGCTCATCTCCGTGAGTGACAAGACCGGCCTGCTGGAATTGGCGGCCACCCTCGTCGCCTCCGGCGTGGAGATTGTCTCCACCGGCTCCACCGCCGCCACCATTCGCGAGGCCGGCCACGCCGTCACCGACGTCTCCACTGTCACCGGGTTCCCCGAGTCCCTCGACGGCCGCGTGAAGACCCTGCACCCGGGCGTGCACGCCGGCATCCTCGCCGACCTGCGTCTCGAATCACACGAGGCGCAGCTGAACGACCTGGGCATTGCCGCGTTCCAGCTTGTGGTTGTGAACCTCTACCCGTTCGTGGAGACGGTGGAATCGGGCGCCAAGCCGGCCGACGTCATTGAGCAGATCGACATTGGCGGCCCCGCACTCGTGCGTGCCGCGGCGAAGAACCACGCCAACGTGGCCATTGTGGTGGACCCTACCAACTACGCCGAACTCATCGCTGCGGTGGAAGCCGGCGGCACCACCCTCACCCTGCGGCAGAAGTTCGCCTCGCTCGCCTTCGAGCACACGGCCGACTATGACCTCAGCGTCTCCGCTTGGTTCACCGACAACGTGTACGACCAGTGGCAGGACGACACCGAGTTCCTCGATGGCGACCCGCTTGACGACGACGCCAGCGACGAGCCCGAGGACGACGAAATCCTCGACTCGCCCTTCCCCGATGGGGTCTTCATCGAGGCCGAGCGCAACGCCATCCTCCGCTACGGCGAGAACTCGCACCAGGCTGCCGCGCTCTACGTGGGCGAGGGCGGTCAGGGTATTGCCCAGGCCCTGCAGTTGCACGGCAAAGAGATGTCGTACAACAACTACGTCGACGCGGATGCCGCGGTGCGCGCCGCGTATGACTTCACCGAGCCGGCCGTGGCCATCGTCAAACACTCCAACCCCTGTGGCATTGCCATCGCCGGAGCGAAGACGCCCGATTCCATCGCCTCGGCGCACCGCCGCGCGCACGACTGCGACCCCATGAGTGCATTCGGCGGCGTCATTGCCGCGAACCGCACGGTGACCCTGGCCATGGCCGAAACGGTCAGCCACATCTTCACCGAGGTGCTCGTTGCCCCCGGATTTGAGCCCGAGGCTCTGGCCGTACTCACGGCCAAGAAAAACATCCGATTGCTTGAGCTTCCGGCCGATTACGAACGGTCGTCGCTGGAGTTGAGGCAGATCTCGGGCGGCCTGCTCGTGCAGGAGACCGACACCTTCGAGGAGTTCAGCTCCGAGGGGTGGACGCTCGTGGCCGGCCCCGAAGCGGATGCCGCCACCCGCGCCGACCTCGAATTCGCGTGGAAAGCCTGCCGTTCCGTGAAATCGAACGCAATTCTGCTGGCGCACGCCGGGGCATCCGTGGGCGTGGGAATGGGACAGGTGAACCGCGTGGACTCGTGCCACCTCGCCGTCAACCGGGCTGGCGAGCGTGCCGCGGGTTCGGTGGCCGCCTCGGACGCGTTCTTCCCGTTCGCGGATGGACTGCAGGTTCTGCTCGACGCCGGGGTAACTGCCGTGGTGCAGCCCGGTGGATCGGTTCGTGACGAAGAGGTCATCGCCGCGGCGGCCGCGGCTGGCGTCTCGATGTACTTCACCGGCGAGCGTCACTTCTTCCACTAG
- the purN gene encoding phosphoribosylglycinamide formyltransferase, which translates to MLSLVVLISGGGSNLRSLLEVSKDAEYPARIVAIGADRDADGLDLGEEFGIPTFSVPFTSFPDRAAWGDELLAQIQQWNPDLVVLSGLMRLLPPRVVAALSPNLINTHPAYLPEFPGAHGVRDALAAGVTQTGASIIVVDNGVDDGPIIAQERVAVHPGDTEGALHDRIKIVERRLLVQAVLDIANGHVNLKEHPTA; encoded by the coding sequence GTGCTGTCATTGGTCGTATTGATCTCCGGCGGGGGATCCAACCTGCGTTCCCTGCTCGAGGTGTCAAAGGACGCTGAATATCCGGCGAGGATCGTGGCCATTGGTGCCGATCGCGACGCCGATGGGCTTGACCTCGGCGAGGAATTCGGCATTCCCACCTTCTCCGTTCCGTTCACCTCCTTCCCTGATCGCGCGGCCTGGGGTGATGAGCTGCTGGCTCAGATTCAGCAGTGGAACCCCGACCTCGTGGTGCTCAGCGGCCTGATGCGCCTGCTGCCACCACGTGTGGTCGCCGCGCTGTCCCCGAATCTGATCAACACGCATCCGGCTTACCTCCCCGAGTTTCCCGGAGCCCATGGCGTGCGTGACGCACTTGCCGCCGGGGTCACGCAAACCGGTGCGAGCATCATTGTGGTTGACAACGGTGTCGACGACGGACCGATCATTGCGCAGGAACGGGTCGCGGTTCACCCCGGCGACACGGAAGGTGCCCTGCACGATCGCATCAAAATCGTCGAGCGGCGCCTGCTGGTGCAAGCGGTGCTCGATATCGCTAATGGACACGTCAACCTCAAGGAGCACCCCACAGCATGA
- a CDS encoding DUF6350 family protein — MNRSTTALLAALEALLVVAIGVSIALVPLTVLWAAHFGLSIEWFVFWRAAVDIWLLGNGVNLSVQLSPEMVATLGLPGADVPFLLTLAPLGFAVVTVLFGILTGRRAAETPHRWTGVISAVLVYGLMATIVTLSAANDTVLPSTIQGMLFPTLVYAAGVVFGAEGARLRSSRVAKTAARVDAGALTARGAGSTTGATKDRLDPVSRGIRDRYRRLHQTERAVISGALRGGAAASAAVIMVSALTFFVLIVVNYATIIGLYEAIQAGIVGGATITLAQIAFIPNLVIWTMAWFVGPGIAVGVGSNISPAGTLLGPVPGLPILGVLPQGSLAWGFLGLLVPILIGFVCAVIVRQRLDGEKVPERTVWQHVLSGLGMGVIAGLILGLLAWWSSGSIGPGRLSEVGPNPLLVGALAAAEIGVAAVLGLLVGARVRIPRVRVPRVRVPRVALPRLRRKPGV; from the coding sequence ATGAACCGTTCAACTACTGCCCTGCTCGCGGCCCTTGAGGCTCTACTGGTCGTGGCCATCGGCGTGAGCATTGCCCTCGTGCCCCTGACCGTGCTGTGGGCTGCCCATTTCGGGTTGTCCATTGAATGGTTCGTGTTCTGGCGCGCCGCCGTCGACATCTGGTTGCTCGGCAATGGTGTGAATCTCAGCGTGCAGCTCAGCCCCGAGATGGTTGCCACGCTGGGTCTTCCCGGAGCGGATGTCCCGTTCCTCCTCACCCTGGCACCCCTCGGATTCGCGGTGGTCACCGTGCTCTTCGGAATCCTCACCGGGCGGCGCGCCGCCGAGACCCCGCACCGCTGGACCGGCGTGATCTCGGCCGTGCTGGTCTACGGGCTGATGGCCACCATTGTGACTCTCTCTGCCGCCAACGACACGGTGCTGCCCTCCACTATTCAGGGGATGCTGTTTCCCACCCTCGTGTACGCCGCCGGTGTGGTTTTCGGCGCGGAGGGCGCGCGCCTCCGCAGTAGCCGGGTGGCCAAGACCGCGGCACGAGTGGATGCCGGCGCGCTCACGGCGCGGGGTGCCGGCTCGACCACGGGGGCGACGAAAGACCGCCTCGATCCGGTGAGCCGGGGCATCCGTGATCGATATCGACGGTTGCATCAGACCGAGCGTGCCGTGATCTCGGGTGCCCTGCGCGGGGGAGCGGCTGCGAGCGCCGCTGTCATCATGGTGTCGGCCCTCACGTTTTTCGTGCTCATCGTCGTGAACTACGCCACCATCATTGGCCTCTATGAGGCGATTCAGGCCGGGATCGTGGGCGGTGCCACCATCACCCTCGCGCAAATTGCGTTCATTCCGAACCTTGTGATCTGGACCATGGCCTGGTTTGTGGGGCCGGGAATTGCGGTCGGTGTGGGCAGCAACATTTCGCCCGCCGGAACCCTCCTGGGCCCCGTTCCCGGCCTGCCCATTCTGGGGGTGCTCCCGCAGGGATCGCTCGCCTGGGGTTTTCTGGGGCTGCTCGTGCCCATCCTGATCGGGTTCGTCTGCGCGGTCATTGTGCGCCAGCGCCTCGACGGCGAGAAAGTGCCCGAGCGCACCGTCTGGCAGCACGTGCTCAGCGGACTGGGCATGGGCGTCATTGCCGGCCTCATTTTGGGGCTGCTGGCCTGGTGGTCGTCAGGGTCGATCGGCCCGGGCCGGCTGTCGGAGGTGGGCCCGAATCCGCTGCTCGTGGGTGCGCTCGCGGCCGCCGAGATTGGCGTCGCGGCGGTGCTCGGCCTGCTGGTGGGTGCCCGCGTGCGAATCCCGCGCGTGCGGGTTCCGCGGGTGCGAGTACCCCGCGTTGCGCTACCACGCCTTCGTCGCAAGCCCGGTGTCTGA
- the sucD gene encoding succinate--CoA ligase subunit alpha has product MSIFLNKDSKVIVQGITGGEGTKHTALMLKAGTQVVGGVNARKAGTTVVHGDVELPVFGTVAEAVAQTGADVSIIFVPPVFTKDAVIEAIDAEIPLLVIITEGVPVQDSAEFWAYAKAKGNKTRIIGPNCPGIITPGEALVGITPANITVKGPVGLVSKSGTLTYQMMYELRDLGFSTAIGIGGDPIIGTTHIDALAAFEADPETLAIVMIGEIGGDAEEKAAEYIKAHVTKPVIGYVAGFTAPEGKTMGHAGAIVSDGAGTAQGKKEALEAAGVQVGKTPSEAATLLRKALAELTVSA; this is encoded by the coding sequence ATGTCAATTTTCCTCAACAAGGACTCCAAGGTCATCGTTCAGGGCATCACCGGAGGTGAGGGCACCAAGCACACCGCCCTCATGCTCAAGGCCGGTACCCAGGTTGTCGGTGGCGTCAACGCACGCAAGGCCGGAACCACGGTCGTGCACGGCGATGTCGAGCTGCCCGTTTTTGGAACGGTCGCCGAGGCCGTCGCCCAGACCGGCGCCGACGTATCGATCATCTTCGTGCCGCCGGTGTTCACCAAGGACGCCGTCATCGAAGCGATCGACGCCGAGATTCCCCTCCTCGTCATCATCACCGAGGGCGTTCCCGTGCAGGACTCGGCTGAGTTCTGGGCCTACGCCAAGGCCAAGGGCAACAAGACCCGCATCATCGGTCCGAACTGCCCCGGCATCATCACGCCCGGCGAAGCACTCGTGGGCATCACCCCCGCGAACATCACGGTGAAGGGACCGGTCGGCCTCGTATCGAAGTCGGGCACCCTCACGTACCAGATGATGTACGAGCTGCGCGACCTGGGCTTCTCCACCGCGATCGGCATTGGTGGCGACCCCATCATCGGGACCACGCACATCGACGCCCTGGCCGCGTTCGAGGCTGACCCCGAAACCCTCGCGATCGTCATGATCGGCGAGATCGGTGGCGACGCCGAGGAGAAGGCCGCCGAGTACATCAAGGCGCACGTCACGAAGCCGGTCATCGGTTACGTGGCCGGCTTCACGGCCCCCGAGGGTAAGACCATGGGCCACGCCGGCGCCATCGTCTCCGACGGAGCCGGAACCGCCCAGGGCAAGAAGGAGGCCCTCGAGGCCGCCGGAGTGCAGGTTGGCAAGACGCCCAGCGAGGCGGCAACCCTGTTGCGCAAGGCGCTCGCCGAGCTCACCGTCTCCGCCTAG
- the sucC gene encoding ADP-forming succinate--CoA ligase subunit beta has protein sequence MDLYEYQARDLFEEYGVPVLPGIIADTPAEVRAAAEKLGGVVVVKAQVKVGGRGKAGGVKVAKTPDDAEAAGRDILGLDIKGHTVGRVMVAGGARIKQEFYFSVLLDRSNRSYLSLASYEGGVEIEVLAVEKPEALAYTAVDPAVGITLAVATQIAIDAKFPAELVDKVAPVFVKLYNVFTGEDATLVEVNPLVLTEEGDIIALDGKVTIDENADFRHPNHALLEDAAAADPLEAKAKLAGLNYVKLDGEVGIIGNGAGLVMSTLDVVAYAGENFGNVKPANFLDIGGGASAEVMAAGLDVILGDPQVKSVFVNVFGGITACDAVATGIVGALDALGASANKPLVVRLDGNNVDEGRRILAEANHPLVTLAATMDEGAAKAAELAHAAV, from the coding sequence GTGGATCTTTACGAATACCAAGCCAGAGACCTCTTTGAGGAATATGGTGTGCCGGTTCTGCCGGGCATCATTGCGGACACCCCCGCAGAAGTCCGCGCAGCGGCCGAGAAGCTGGGCGGCGTTGTTGTCGTCAAGGCTCAGGTAAAGGTAGGTGGCCGCGGTAAGGCCGGCGGCGTCAAGGTTGCCAAGACCCCCGATGACGCTGAGGCTGCTGGCCGCGACATCCTGGGCCTCGACATCAAGGGCCACACCGTGGGGCGCGTCATGGTCGCCGGTGGCGCCCGCATCAAGCAGGAGTTCTACTTCTCCGTGCTGCTCGACCGCTCGAACCGGTCGTACCTCTCCCTCGCCAGCTACGAGGGCGGCGTGGAGATCGAAGTTCTCGCCGTAGAAAAGCCCGAAGCGCTCGCCTACACGGCCGTTGACCCCGCCGTCGGAATCACCCTCGCGGTCGCGACGCAGATCGCCATCGACGCTAAGTTCCCCGCCGAGCTCGTCGACAAGGTGGCCCCGGTCTTCGTCAAGCTTTACAACGTCTTTACGGGTGAGGACGCCACCCTCGTGGAGGTCAACCCACTCGTGCTCACCGAAGAGGGCGACATTATCGCCCTGGACGGCAAGGTCACGATCGACGAGAACGCCGACTTCCGTCACCCCAACCACGCGCTGCTCGAAGATGCCGCCGCGGCCGACCCGCTCGAGGCCAAGGCCAAGCTGGCCGGCCTCAACTACGTGAAGCTCGACGGCGAAGTGGGCATCATCGGAAACGGTGCCGGCCTGGTCATGTCGACGCTCGATGTTGTCGCCTACGCCGGCGAAAACTTCGGCAATGTGAAGCCGGCCAACTTCCTCGACATTGGAGGCGGAGCATCCGCTGAGGTTATGGCCGCCGGGCTCGACGTCATTCTGGGCGACCCTCAGGTGAAATCGGTGTTCGTCAACGTGTTCGGTGGCATCACCGCGTGTGACGCCGTCGCCACCGGCATCGTGGGTGCGCTCGACGCACTCGGCGCCTCCGCCAACAAGCCTCTCGTCGTTCGCCTCGATGGCAACAACGTTGACGAGGGCCGTCGCATTCTGGCTGAGGCCAACCACCCGCTCGTCACCCTGGCCGCCACGATGGACGAGGGTGCCGCCAAGGCTGCCGAACTCGCCCACGCCGCCGTCTAA
- a CDS encoding VIT family protein — protein sequence MTNLHQGVEPHAAGLASRLNWLRAGVLGANDGIVSVAALVVGVAAATTDAHVILIAGVASLLAGAISMALGEYVSVSSQRDSERALIAKETWELENQPEEELAELAGFYQAKGLSAATAERVAIELTQHDALAAHLEVELHITAEDVSNPWHAAYASAIAFTVGAALPLLAVLLTPSSMRIAATFFAVFVALVITGWLSAYLGNSPKPRAIARIVIGGILALAVTYVIGALIGGTV from the coding sequence ATGACTAATCTGCATCAAGGGGTGGAGCCCCACGCGGCCGGACTGGCCTCCCGACTCAACTGGCTGCGCGCCGGTGTTTTGGGCGCCAATGACGGCATCGTCTCGGTCGCCGCCCTCGTGGTCGGTGTCGCCGCCGCCACCACCGATGCGCACGTGATCCTGATTGCCGGTGTCGCCAGCCTTCTTGCCGGCGCCATCTCAATGGCACTGGGTGAGTACGTGTCGGTCAGCAGCCAGCGCGACTCCGAGCGTGCCCTGATCGCCAAGGAAACGTGGGAGCTTGAGAACCAGCCCGAGGAGGAGCTCGCCGAACTCGCCGGATTTTACCAGGCCAAGGGTTTGTCCGCGGCAACCGCGGAGCGCGTGGCCATTGAGCTCACGCAGCACGACGCCCTCGCGGCGCACCTCGAAGTTGAACTGCACATCACCGCCGAAGACGTGTCGAACCCGTGGCATGCGGCCTACGCCTCCGCGATCGCGTTCACTGTCGGTGCGGCACTTCCCCTGTTAGCGGTGCTGTTGACCCCGTCGAGCATGCGGATCGCGGCCACCTTCTTCGCCGTCTTCGTGGCCCTCGTCATCACGGGCTGGCTCAGCGCCTATCTCGGCAATAGCCCGAAGCCCCGCGCCATTGCACGCATCGTTATCGGTGGCATTCTCGCCCTCGCGGTAACGTACGTCATCGGCGCCCTCATCGGCGGCACCGTTTAG
- a CDS encoding DUF3054 domain-containing protein — MLTRRSTLTFLVDALLVLLFVIIGRASHNEGVLGTLITYWPFLAGLVLGWLGLRAWRSPQRIRFTGLGIWVSTVVIGLLLRVASGQGVQLSFMIVTTIVLGVFLLGWRAVAALVQRSRSRAQTV, encoded by the coding sequence ATGCTGACACGTCGCTCCACCCTGACCTTCCTCGTCGACGCCCTCCTTGTCCTGCTCTTTGTCATCATTGGGCGGGCCAGCCACAACGAGGGCGTGCTCGGCACCCTCATCACCTACTGGCCGTTCCTCGCCGGACTCGTTCTCGGTTGGCTGGGGCTGCGCGCGTGGCGCAGCCCGCAACGCATCCGCTTCACCGGCCTCGGCATTTGGGTGTCAACGGTCGTGATCGGCCTGCTGCTTCGGGTGGCGAGCGGTCAGGGAGTGCAGCTGAGCTTTATGATCGTGACGACGATTGTGCTCGGGGTGTTCCTGCTCGGCTGGCGAGCCGTCGCTGCCCTCGTGCAGCGCTCGCGGTCACGCGCGCAGACGGTCTGA